From a single Chloracidobacterium thermophilum B genomic region:
- a CDS encoding restriction endonuclease subunit S domain-containing protein, which translates to MFAEVLETVSAAACLADSVCLFPPLPEQTAIVEYLDAETAKLDTAIAVARREIELLRESRERLIADVVTGKVDVREVAVQLPYEPPEEEAGTEEEEPVAEELATVASQEEANGEERDSSQ; encoded by the coding sequence TTGTTCGCGGAAGTACTAGAGACCGTGTCAGCCGCAGCATGCTTGGCCGATTCTGTGTGCCTCTTCCCCCCCCTCCCCGAACAAACCGCCATCGTCGAATACCTCGACGCCGAGACCGCCAAGCTCGATACCGCCATCGCCGTCGCACGCCGGGAAATCGAACTGTTGCGCGAATCCCGCGAGCGGCTCATCGCCGATGTTGTCACCGGCAAGGTGGATGTGCGCGAGGTCGCGGTACAGTTGCCCTATGAGCCGCCTGAGGAGGAGGCTGGAACTGAGGAAGAAGAGCCTGTTGCCGAAGAGCTCGCAACCGTAGCTTCGCAGGAAGAGGCGAATGGCGAAGAGCGTGATTCTAGTCAATGA
- a CDS encoding nucleotidyltransferase family protein: protein MRKLPMKPGERLKAQREEILRIAARHGARYVRVFGSVIRGEADERSDIDFLVEDSALHPRQAEADQAARRIPSGPHPPGRHRQDRRPHRQAVPGLQGLRRPVAGPRAGAL from the coding sequence ATGAGGAAGCTGCCCATGAAACCGGGAGAACGGTTGAAAGCCCAGCGGGAAGAAATACTGCGTATTGCGGCAAGGCACGGCGCACGGTATGTGCGGGTTTTCGGCTCCGTTATCCGGGGTGAGGCTGACGAACGAAGCGATATTGATTTTCTCGTGGAGGATTCGGCGCTACACCCGCGCCAAGCAGAAGCTGATCAAGCTGCTCGAAGAATACCGTCAGGCCCTCATCCACCAGGCCGTCACCGGCAAGATCGACGTCCGCACCGGCAAGCCGTACCCGGCCTACAAGGACTCCGGCGTCCCGTGGCTGGGCCACGTGCCGGAGCATTGTGA
- the mobF gene encoding MobF family relaxase has protein sequence MIVMQKVRSGDYYTSKDKDGYASIEREGKKIELRFEWVGETRVKDTREEDGKGRRVCWAWGVLMKGRRRQIWRDVEENLWRKKQRRFSLMMGDCRIDEKVRERLEEIITAGGVVKRQNEECPDGEDIGFFVVEQEGEGRINISTHGGDVEAVLGTQGYEKIKIVMELFTSSNKKMEARAERENTLTWRGDISWVDGIRVVEDSRYIDRRGTDNVWWGGLAERLNIKGAVVGKDDFNRVLEGYAPGLVEGKRLAVMRNSGHPLRKKGTDIVFSAPKAYSLLWASADEKVRYELERLNREKVCETLEWWVHKGLGYINQEREGDLRLEKDILVGMFEHSSSRGKDPHLHTHCVLANLTTCGRRLVVNNRYTLAAGYVYWRGLCEGLQQMGYDARPDMVRGIWIYGLSIQSPSTKVLYPFPARLLIVRTSQCSGTWPSHGTPESL, from the coding sequence ATGATTGTCATGCAAAAGGTCAGAAGCGGAGATTATTACACCAGTAAGGATAAAGATGGATACGCTTCCATAGAACGGGAGGGGAAGAAGATAGAATTGCGCTTTGAATGGGTGGGCGAGACAAGAGTGAAGGATACCAGGGAAGAGGATGGGAAAGGAAGACGTGTGTGTTGGGCTTGGGGGGTGTTGATGAAAGGAAGAAGGCGACAGATATGGAGGGATGTGGAGGAGAACTTATGGCGTAAGAAACAAAGAAGATTCAGCCTGATGATGGGTGACTGCAGAATAGATGAGAAGGTTCGGGAGAGATTGGAGGAGATTATCACCGCAGGGGGAGTGGTGAAAAGGCAGAATGAGGAGTGTCCTGATGGGGAGGATATAGGGTTCTTTGTTGTAGAACAGGAAGGAGAGGGAAGAATCAACATCAGTACGCATGGAGGAGATGTGGAAGCAGTACTTGGGACACAGGGGTATGAAAAAATAAAAATCGTGATGGAGTTGTTCACCAGTTCCAATAAAAAGATGGAGGCAAGGGCAGAAAGAGAAAACACTCTTACATGGCGTGGAGATATAAGTTGGGTTGATGGTATCAGGGTGGTTGAAGATTCCAGGTATATTGATCGGAGAGGAACAGATAATGTGTGGTGGGGTGGTTTGGCCGAAAGGTTGAATATCAAAGGGGCCGTTGTGGGGAAAGATGATTTTAACCGTGTACTGGAAGGGTATGCTCCGGGGCTGGTGGAAGGAAAACGACTGGCAGTTATGAGGAACAGTGGTCACCCGCTGCGAAAGAAAGGGACAGATATTGTTTTTTCAGCCCCCAAGGCATACAGTTTGTTATGGGCAAGTGCAGATGAAAAAGTACGATATGAACTGGAACGGCTCAATCGGGAGAAGGTTTGTGAAACTCTGGAATGGTGGGTACATAAGGGCTTGGGATATATCAATCAGGAAAGGGAGGGGGATCTGCGATTGGAAAAGGATATATTGGTGGGGATGTTTGAACACAGCAGTTCACGGGGAAAGGACCCACATCTGCATACCCACTGTGTGCTCGCCAATCTCACAACCTGCGGGCGGCGACTGGTGGTCAATAACCGATATACACTGGCGGCAGGATATGTTTACTGGCGTGGTCTATGTGAAGGGTTGCAACAAATGGGATATGATGCCCGCCCGGATATGGTGCGCGGGATTTGGATCTATGGACTCTCGATCCAGTCGCCGTCTACAAAGGTCTTGTATCCCTTTCCCGCAAGGCTCTTGATTGTGCGTACCTCACAATGCTCCGGCACGTGGCCCAGCCACGGGACGCCGGAGTCCTTGTAG
- a CDS encoding RNA-guided endonuclease InsQ/TnpB family protein, whose translation MRISSPSCTASVVGSTDLGSIGLQSRKIRIYPEPALAKVWKQWQAACRYCYNQGIAYQRQYGAPKTARKLRDIILRSDLPQWVKDTPCHIKQNAVVEAWLAFRRSKDARFRSVRDRSHTLQFNAGNFRNGTWYPKITRGLTFRASEEIPGEWTRGTELMRVKDRWYAIFPEPVSEQCSLAKGGIALDPGVRSFFTGFDGTGFVDIAKGDFGRIARLCYHLDDLQSRLSKVPRLKRRRMRQAAFRLREKIRDLVDECHRKVAAFLTDNYRLIFLPTFESARMVAKAGRKFGSKTARAMLTWAHYRFKQFLKFQAKKKNVVVVEVSEAYTSQTCTKCGHIHTKSGGAKVFRCPKCNHRLPRDWQGALGVMLRALRDTAILFRNGQDAIASPLSSNVQQCSA comes from the coding sequence TTGAGGATATCCTCACCATCCTGCACTGCTTCAGTAGTCGGCTCTACGGACTTGGGAAGTATCGGACTGCAATCGAGAAAGATACGGATTTATCCAGAACCAGCGCTGGCTAAAGTTTGGAAGCAGTGGCAAGCGGCGTGCCGGTACTGCTACAACCAAGGGATTGCCTATCAGCGTCAGTATGGTGCCCCAAAAACAGCCAGAAAGCTGCGGGACATCATTCTGCGCTCCGACCTGCCCCAGTGGGTGAAGGACACCCCCTGCCATATCAAGCAGAACGCGGTCGTCGAGGCGTGGTTGGCGTTTCGCCGGAGCAAAGACGCGAGGTTTCGTAGTGTGCGGGACAGGTCGCATACACTGCAATTCAACGCCGGCAACTTTCGCAATGGGACGTGGTATCCGAAAATCACCCGAGGCTTGACGTTTCGTGCGTCCGAGGAGATACCCGGAGAATGGACACGCGGAACTGAGCTGATGCGGGTGAAAGACAGATGGTATGCCATCTTTCCTGAGCCTGTGAGCGAGCAGTGTTCGTTAGCAAAGGGGGGGATTGCGCTTGACCCTGGAGTAAGAAGTTTCTTTACAGGGTTTGATGGGACAGGTTTTGTAGATATTGCCAAAGGGGACTTTGGTAGAATCGCTCGGCTGTGCTACCACCTAGACGATCTGCAATCCAGGCTGAGCAAAGTACCGAGACTTAAGCGTAGGCGAATGCGGCAAGCGGCGTTTCGTCTGCGAGAGAAAATCAGGGACTTGGTGGACGAGTGCCATCGCAAGGTAGCGGCGTTCCTAACGGATAACTACCGATTGATATTTCTCCCCACTTTCGAGTCAGCCAGGATGGTTGCCAAGGCAGGGAGGAAGTTTGGTAGCAAGACGGCGAGGGCGATGCTCACTTGGGCGCACTATCGGTTCAAGCAGTTCCTGAAGTTTCAAGCCAAAAAGAAAAACGTGGTTGTCGTGGAAGTATCGGAAGCGTACACCAGCCAAACCTGTACCAAGTGCGGGCACATCCACACTAAGTCAGGTGGTGCAAAGGTGTTTAGATGCCCCAAGTGCAACCATAGGCTACCACGAGATTGGCAAGGTGCTCTGGGTGTTATGCTCAGAGCTTTGCGGGATACCGCCATTCTGTTCAGAAATGGACAGGATGCTATCGCTTCACCGTTGAGCAGTAATGTTCAGCAGTGTTCAGCGTAA
- a CDS encoding ABC transporter ATP-binding protein — protein sequence MSQPDDEVLGKAYDHRLARRLLTYLKPYRGRVALAIPLIALTAGFELLALNLTMAAIDLFLLPPAPERLGLFSRLLAAGFEALGGRPAPMDGVAVIGSLYLGLMLVVFGLTYWQTLLLNGTGQFVMYDLRRELFAKFQRLPLSYYDRTPIGRMTTRLTSDVDALNELFTSGFVTLLSDVVVLVGLLTFLFLVNWKLALVSLVVVPLLTAITAWFRHHASRTYREVRIRLARINAFLQEHLSGMATVQLFNREAREEQAFEAINDAHRRINIETIFYYAVFYPAIGFVSNLGVALVIWYGGGQVLTGTLSLGALFFFIQAMQRFYEPIQDISEKYNILQAAMAAAERVFKVLDEPLVITSPSAPKRPAVMRGEIEFRNVWFAYKGENWVLRDVSFRVAPGQTVALVGATGAGKTSITSLLMRFYDVQRGQILVDGVDVREFDLTELRRYFGVVLQDPTLFAGTIADNLRLGAKDISEDRLIAAAQEVQADAFIRRLPGGYQAEVKERGATLSVGQKQLLALARALAFDPRILILDEATASIDSETEALIQSAIERLLVGRTCVVIAHRLSTVRRADNIIVLHRGEIREMGTHQELVARADGIYRRLYELQYREATPPPRAASAATVVRSPV from the coding sequence ATGAGTCAGCCCGACGACGAGGTTCTTGGAAAAGCCTACGATCACCGCCTGGCACGGCGGCTTCTGACCTATTTGAAGCCCTACCGGGGGCGGGTGGCGCTGGCCATTCCGCTCATTGCGCTCACGGCCGGTTTCGAGTTGCTGGCGCTCAACCTGACCATGGCGGCGATTGACCTGTTTTTGCTGCCGCCGGCCCCGGAGCGGCTGGGGTTGTTTTCCCGCCTGTTGGCGGCGGGGTTCGAGGCGTTGGGCGGGCGTCCGGCACCGATGGACGGCGTGGCCGTCATCGGCAGCCTGTATCTGGGCCTGATGCTCGTCGTTTTTGGGCTGACCTACTGGCAGACGTTGCTGTTGAACGGCACGGGGCAGTTTGTGATGTATGACCTGCGCCGGGAGCTGTTTGCCAAATTTCAGCGGCTGCCGCTGAGTTACTACGACCGCACGCCGATTGGGCGCATGACGACCCGCCTGACCTCGGATGTGGACGCCCTCAACGAGCTGTTCACTTCGGGTTTCGTCACCCTGTTGAGCGATGTTGTGGTGCTGGTCGGGCTGCTGACCTTTCTCTTTCTGGTCAACTGGAAGCTGGCTCTGGTGAGTCTGGTCGTTGTGCCGCTGCTGACGGCGATCACGGCCTGGTTTCGTCACCACGCCAGTCGTACCTACCGTGAAGTGCGCATCCGTCTGGCCCGCATCAACGCCTTTCTGCAGGAACATCTTTCGGGCATGGCAACGGTACAGTTGTTCAACCGTGAAGCCCGCGAAGAGCAGGCGTTTGAAGCCATCAACGATGCCCACCGGCGGATCAACATCGAGACGATTTTTTACTACGCGGTGTTTTATCCGGCGATTGGTTTTGTCAGCAATCTGGGCGTGGCGCTTGTCATCTGGTACGGCGGCGGGCAGGTTCTGACCGGGACGCTTTCGCTGGGCGCGCTTTTTTTTTTCATTCAGGCGATGCAGCGTTTTTACGAGCCGATTCAGGACATCAGCGAGAAGTACAACATCCTTCAGGCGGCGATGGCTGCGGCGGAGCGGGTGTTCAAGGTGCTCGATGAGCCGCTGGTGATAACTTCTCCGTCGGCGCCCAAACGGCCGGCCGTTATGCGTGGCGAAATCGAGTTTCGGAATGTGTGGTTTGCCTACAAGGGGGAAAACTGGGTGTTGCGGGACGTGTCGTTTCGGGTTGCACCGGGACAGACCGTGGCGCTCGTTGGGGCGACGGGTGCCGGAAAGACCTCCATCACGAGTCTGCTGATGCGTTTTTACGATGTGCAACGTGGGCAGATTCTGGTTGACGGCGTGGACGTACGGGAGTTCGACCTGACAGAACTCCGCCGTTACTTTGGAGTGGTATTGCAGGACCCGACGCTGTTTGCCGGCACGATTGCGGACAACCTCCGGCTGGGCGCGAAGGATATTTCCGAAGACCGGTTGATTGCGGCGGCGCAGGAGGTGCAGGCGGATGCGTTCATCCGGCGTCTGCCGGGTGGGTATCAGGCGGAAGTCAAAGAACGGGGCGCAACGCTGTCGGTGGGGCAGAAGCAGCTTCTGGCGCTGGCGCGGGCGCTGGCGTTCGATCCCCGGATTCTGATTCTCGACGAAGCCACGGCGAGCATTGACAGTGAAACCGAGGCGCTCATCCAGTCAGCCATTGAGCGTCTGCTGGTGGGGCGCACCTGTGTGGTCATTGCCCATCGGCTTTCCACGGTGCGCCGGGCGGATAACATCATTGTGCTGCACCGGGGTGAGATTCGTGAAATGGGGACGCATCAGGAACTCGTGGCGCGCGCGGATGGGATTTACCGCCGGTTGTACGAGTTGCAGTACCGCGAGGCCACGCCGCCGCCACGCGCCGCCAGCGCGGCCACGGTCGTCCGGTCGCCTGTATGA
- a CDS encoding DNA-methyltransferase → MTGIAATTPFRLLPTPVYTTRQGACYLGDAMDLLRLLPNDCIDLVVTSPPFALLRQKAYGNKEQSEYVGWLCRYGAEVRRVLRETGSFVLDLGGAYQRGVPVRSLYPYRILLKMCDEVGFFLAEEFFWYNPSKLPSPIEWVNKRKLRVKDAVNTVWWFSKSEWPKADARQVLVPYSGRMKTLLKNPQAFYQPRERPSGHDISQGFAVDNGGAIPSNLLQIPNTESNSSYLRLSKLVGAETHPARFPPALPEFFIRFLTTEDDLVLDIFAGSNTTGSVAEQFGRRWMAMEINPQYVASSALRFLNHLSEREVRDYFARLSAGQKSIPVDLSGAPKLFEQAATGEP, encoded by the coding sequence ATGACCGGAATTGCCGCCACGACACCTTTCCGGCTACTGCCGACGCCGGTTTATACCACACGGCAGGGTGCCTGCTATCTTGGTGACGCCATGGACCTTCTTCGGCTTCTCCCAAACGACTGCATAGACCTTGTGGTGACTTCTCCGCCATTTGCCCTCCTGCGCCAGAAAGCTTATGGCAACAAGGAACAATCCGAATATGTCGGGTGGCTGTGTCGGTATGGTGCTGAAGTGCGGCGGGTGCTGCGTGAAACCGGCAGCTTTGTACTTGACCTGGGTGGGGCCTATCAGCGCGGCGTTCCAGTGCGTTCGTTGTATCCGTACCGCATTCTCCTGAAGATGTGTGATGAGGTTGGTTTCTTTCTTGCAGAAGAATTCTTCTGGTACAACCCGTCCAAACTGCCCTCGCCTATTGAGTGGGTGAACAAGCGCAAACTCCGCGTGAAGGACGCGGTCAATACCGTGTGGTGGTTCTCAAAATCCGAGTGGCCGAAGGCGGACGCCCGACAGGTTCTGGTTCCCTACTCCGGGCGTATGAAAACACTGTTGAAGAATCCGCAGGCGTTTTACCAGCCCAGGGAGCGGCCATCCGGTCACGACATCAGCCAGGGGTTTGCCGTGGACAATGGTGGCGCCATCCCCTCGAATCTGCTCCAGATTCCCAATACCGAGAGCAACTCTTCTTACCTGCGTCTCTCGAAGCTTGTAGGTGCGGAAACCCATCCAGCCCGTTTCCCACCTGCCTTGCCTGAATTCTTCATCCGGTTCCTCACGACGGAAGATGATCTGGTGCTGGACATCTTTGCCGGATCAAACACCACAGGAAGTGTGGCCGAGCAGTTTGGACGGAGGTGGATGGCGATGGAAATCAATCCGCAGTATGTTGCCAGTTCGGCGCTTCGGTTCCTGAACCATCTTTCTGAGCGGGAGGTGAGGGACTATTTTGCCCGGCTGTCCGCAGGTCAGAAGTCTATCCCGGTGGACCTGTCGGGTGCGCCTAAGTTATTTGAGCAGGCCGCCACGGGCGAACCATAG
- the prfB gene encoding peptide chain release factor 2 (programmed frameshift) has protein sequence MPDTLELRHTYDALLERITHLRGFFDPESKRPRLETLEARIAQPDFWNDQEQAQKILKERRRLAQAIETAAFYDRETADLEVLFEFAEADPASLTELEQRLRVLQQKVEADETQMLLSGPNDANNAIVRIQSGAGGTDAQDWAEMLLRMYLRWCERRGFKTSLLDVQPGKEAGITSAEFTVEGDYAYGLLSCESGVHRLVRISPFSSSGTRETSFASIFVTPEVEDDIEIEINEKDLRIDTYRSSGAGGQHVNVTDSAIRITHLPTGIVVSCQNQRSQHQNREVAMKVLKSRLYELELERRRAESAKLEAAKRDISFGSQIRNYVLHPYRLVKDTRTKLERSDVESVLDGDLDDFIKEYLVARSRQPDGILVAGDDE, from the exons ATGCCCGACACCCTGGAACTTCGTCACACCTACGACGCGCTGCTTGAACGCATCACCCACCTGCGG GGTTTCTTTGACCCGGAAAGCAAGCGTCCACGGTTGGAAACGCTAGAAGCGCGCATCGCCCAGCCGGACTTCTGGAACGACCAGGAGCAGGCCCAGAAAATCCTCAAGGAACGTCGCCGACTGGCCCAGGCCATCGAAACCGCAGCCTTTTACGACCGGGAAACGGCCGACCTGGAGGTGCTCTTTGAGTTTGCCGAAGCCGACCCGGCCTCGCTGACAGAACTGGAACAACGCCTGCGGGTGCTCCAGCAGAAAGTTGAAGCGGACGAAACCCAGATGCTGCTGTCGGGGCCGAATGACGCCAACAACGCCATCGTCCGCATTCAGTCGGGCGCAGGCGGCACCGATGCCCAGGACTGGGCCGAAATGCTGCTGCGCATGTACCTGCGGTGGTGCGAACGCCGTGGCTTCAAAACCAGCCTGCTCGATGTCCAGCCGGGCAAGGAAGCCGGCATCACTTCGGCGGAGTTTACAGTGGAAGGCGACTATGCCTACGGCCTGCTTTCGTGTGAAAGCGGCGTGCACCGGCTGGTGCGGATTTCACCCTTTTCTTCCTCCGGGACGCGCGAAACGAGCTTTGCTTCCATTTTCGTCACCCCGGAGGTCGAGGACGACATCGAGATTGAAATCAACGAAAAAGACCTGCGGATCGACACCTACCGTTCCTCCGGGGCCGGCGGCCAGCACGTCAACGTCACCGATTCCGCCATCCGCATCACCCACCTGCCGACCGGCATCGTCGTGTCGTGCCAGAACCAGCGGTCACAGCATCAGAACCGTGAAGTGGCCATGAAAGTGCTCAAATCACGGCTCTATGAACTCGAACTCGAACGCCGGCGGGCCGAGAGCGCCAAGCTGGAGGCCGCCAAGCGGGACATTTCCTTTGGTTCCCAAATCCGCAATTACGTGCTACACCCCTACCGCCTGGTCAAAGACACCCGCACCAAGCTGGAGCGCAGCGATGTGGAGAGTGTACTCGACGGCGATCTGGATGATTTCATCAAGGAATACCTCGTGGCCAGGAGCCGCCAACCCGATGGCATCCTCGTGGCTGGCGATGACGAATGA
- a CDS encoding HEAT repeat domain-containing protein, whose amino-acid sequence MTAWQVEDWINLFTVQSFKQVTPEQLKPKGISEGAEVQVKWKARFASGSGHVVKVNKEHLEYLLDDNPGRRRHFRLAEDVRPFLAAGDCFQRHQVLAGQVKPLTSDESRCAGRCDMAKLLASRERTVRFTGCKLARLAKTTELEGVVRALAEDGEEDPYVRMEAKAYLCEVVRDSAATQFHDILFQCPDEQMRLEAVVTLAETRTPEAFQLLRTVLQDTAQPLFLRSACAWGIGCHGTKEAAEVLVQAFADVAPEIRQEALHALQDLGAIGLDPLVKGLENPSADIAAGVAEALRRIPNVPVGRIAELAEQTSSTWPAWTLAHLPKEAVTPYVAALQSRRPDVHYAVSVLWNFLESWIAADWTPGAMP is encoded by the coding sequence TTGACGGCCTGGCAGGTCGAAGACTGGATAAACCTGTTCACAGTACAGTCTTTCAAGCAGGTCACACCGGAACAGCTCAAGCCGAAGGGAATTAGCGAAGGGGCAGAGGTTCAGGTGAAGTGGAAAGCCCGCTTCGCATCCGGCAGCGGCCACGTCGTTAAGGTAAATAAGGAACACCTTGAATATCTGTTGGACGACAACCCAGGCAGGCGCCGGCATTTCAGGCTTGCCGAAGACGTACGCCCATTCCTGGCGGCCGGAGACTGCTTTCAGCGTCACCAGGTACTTGCCGGTCAGGTCAAACCCCTGACATCTGACGAATCCCGCTGTGCGGGCAGATGTGACATGGCAAAGCTGCTTGCTTCACGCGAGCGCACCGTTCGTTTCACCGGTTGCAAACTCGCCAGGCTGGCAAAAACCACCGAGCTTGAGGGCGTTGTCAGGGCTTTGGCAGAAGACGGCGAGGAAGACCCCTATGTTCGCATGGAGGCGAAAGCGTACCTCTGTGAAGTGGTCCGAGACTCTGCCGCTACTCAGTTCCACGACATCTTGTTTCAATGTCCTGACGAGCAAATGCGTCTGGAGGCCGTCGTAACCTTAGCTGAGACACGCACGCCAGAAGCTTTTCAGCTTCTGCGCACCGTCCTTCAAGACACTGCACAGCCGCTTTTTTTGCGGAGTGCCTGCGCGTGGGGCATCGGATGTCACGGAACCAAAGAAGCCGCAGAGGTTCTCGTCCAGGCGTTTGCAGATGTGGCTCCTGAAATTCGTCAGGAAGCACTCCACGCACTGCAGGACCTTGGAGCTATCGGATTGGACCCGCTCGTGAAAGGGTTGGAGAATCCCTCTGCCGACATCGCTGCGGGAGTTGCCGAAGCATTGCGCCGGATTCCCAATGTACCAGTAGGGAGGATTGCGGAACTCGCAGAGCAAACCAGCTCGACTTGGCCCGCCTGGACGCTGGCACATCTTCCGAAGGAAGCCGTCACACCCTACGTCGCCGCCTTGCAAAGCAGGCGGCCGGATGTTCACTACGCAGTCTCCGTGCTCTGGAATTTCCTGGAAAGCTGGATTGCTGCCGACTGGACGCCGGGAGCCATGCCATGA
- a CDS encoding IS607 family transposase — translation MTRYVKPREAADYFGVCLHTLRRWEQKGWINATRTPSGRARRYDLDSYIKTPRKVKRVVLYARVSSRGQKPDLERQIARLVNLYPGAEVVGEVGGGLNFKRPKFLALLERVRAGDVGTIVVARRDRLCRFGFEFVEWYCHQYGCEVLVLDDDHLSPQQELVEDILTILHCFSSRLYGLGKYRTAIEKDTDLSRTSAG, via the coding sequence ATGACTAGGTATGTAAAACCGAGAGAAGCGGCGGATTATTTTGGGGTGTGTCTCCACACTTTGAGGCGGTGGGAACAGAAAGGTTGGATCAATGCAACACGTACACCATCTGGTAGGGCGAGAAGGTATGACCTCGACAGCTACATCAAAACGCCAAGAAAAGTCAAACGAGTCGTTTTGTACGCCCGAGTCAGCAGTCGAGGACAGAAACCAGACTTGGAGAGACAAATTGCAAGACTGGTTAACCTCTATCCTGGAGCCGAAGTGGTCGGAGAGGTTGGCGGCGGTCTCAACTTCAAAAGACCAAAGTTCCTTGCCTTATTGGAACGAGTCCGTGCAGGAGATGTCGGAACAATTGTGGTCGCTCGCCGGGATCGACTCTGCCGGTTTGGATTTGAGTTCGTTGAGTGGTACTGCCATCAATACGGGTGCGAAGTCTTGGTTCTCGATGACGATCACCTTTCTCCCCAACAGGAACTGGTTGAGGATATCCTCACCATCCTGCACTGCTTCAGTAGTCGGCTCTACGGACTTGGGAAGTATCGGACTGCAATCGAGAAAGATACGGATTTATCCAGAACCAGCGCTGGCTAA
- a CDS encoding ABC transporter ATP-binding protein/permease: MGTHQELVVRADGIYRRLYELQYRESTPPPRSASAATAVRSPV; the protein is encoded by the coding sequence ATGGGGACGCATCAGGAACTCGTGGTGCGCGCGGATGGGATTTACCGCCGGTTGTACGAGTTGCAGTACCGCGAGTCCACGCCGCCGCCACGCTCCGCCAGCGCGGCCACGGCCGTCCGGTCGCCCGTATGA